Part of the Zea mays cultivar B73 chromosome 4, Zm-B73-REFERENCE-NAM-5.0, whole genome shotgun sequence genome is shown below.
TGGTGACCAAAGAAATGGAGAGAATTATGAGAAGAAATCATTTTGCTATTAAAAATAAAATAGCAAAAGGATTCTTTCCACATAGATCTCCTTCATTCCCTGTTCACTAAACCAGCTCTAGGGATTGAGAATATTTTATGACCACAAGTCAAAATCTCTCTCAACTCCTTGGGTTGACGATTAAACGAACAAGGCCAGACTAACGGAAATCGTTGCAAGCAAGTTGCTAATCTCAGCTTTGACGAACACACAACAAAGCGAGACAAATAAACACAGGTGTTGGGCATTTTCATCCTAGGATCACCACACAAGTAGATTATTTACCTGCCCTGTCTTCGGTGCTGCCGATGACAAGCGTTGGCAGGTCAGGCCGGCTGACATCGGGGACGCCTGCCAGCGGCAATGGCGACGACTCGAGCACCGGCCTCCTACCTCTTAGCTTGAGggagcccttgatcatgtctCCCAGCGACTTGAATGGGTTGCTCAGCTTGTTCCGCACCCAGAGGAGGAAGGACACCTCGTTGACCTGCCACACGGCCGTCAGGACGATGACGGTGCCGAGGAGTAGGTGGGTGACCTTGTTCTGCCTCTTGATCTTGTTCAGTTCCTTGGCGATGTCAGCTAGCTCCACCTCCTTGCTGTGTTCGCCTTTCCCTGCAGCCTGGTGATCCAGGTGGGGCAAGTTTGGTTCCAACATGTCCGAATCTGCGTCGTTTTCTACTTCACCCAACTGTCAAGGGGAAACGGTGTGCTTTCAGCATTTGCATTAAGAAAGGATGGTCCAAGCACCATGTAAAATAGATGCAACTAAAAGCATCTACACTTCACAATACTACTATATATGTGCAGTGCGTGGCCAGGTTCATTTGCTAGCTTCAAAAGTGCTATATGACATGACATGACTGATATACGAGGAATGGAAACATACATACCTTGGTTAGCAACGACGACAGGAGCTCCTGCTCCTCCTGCCTGGACGTCAAGCGCttctcttctcccttgccatcgcTCCACTTCTCCTCCAGGAAGCCATGGATGGAATCCTGCACAAGCTCCACCTTCTTTTTCCTCCTTGTCTCCACACCGACGCCTCCTTTCTGGGCGTCGTCCCGCCCGTTGGCAAGATCCATGGCGACAAAGAGGATGATGGAAGAGATGGCGCTGTCTCGACTGGTCAATCAAATAAATAATAGGAAATCCACGTCGGCGTCACGGATTCGTCGAGATCTCCTTCTCGTCAAACCAGTTCGGCGACCGATGGCATCTTGATTCCTGACGACGGGCGTGGTAGTGGGAAACTTCCGAAATTGGCGTGGCACCTAACATGCGCATGCGCGACGCTTAGGCTATCCCAACCATTGTAAACCCTAGAATGGGGTCGTAGAACTTGAGTTTCTAAAGAGATAATATTAAGGTGATTTTGTTATGCGATTCACTATTGGAGCATATTTTTTTAGggttaaaaatatatataataataagaTGAAATATTCGAACTTGTACTCCAAGCTGAAATTGTTTTGGTTTGTGCATATCTGGATTTATTACCTAAATTGGGATTTGAGTTCAAAATTCGAAATCTAGGAGAGAAGCATCTTGATTAAGTAAATTAACTTCCCATAGCTAAAACACTATTAGGTAGAATAAATAATATCAAAATCTGCAGTAAGAATTTTGTCCATATTGAAAATCCTGTGGTACAATTAAAACCTGAAGTTCAAATCTAAACTAACAATTTAGTTTGAAATTGGAAAcaaaacaaagaaaaagaa
Proteins encoded:
- the LOC103653573 gene encoding uncharacterized protein, which produces MDLANGRDDAQKGGVGVETRRKKKVELVQDSIHGFLEEKWSDGKGEEKRLTSRQEEQELLSSLLTKLGEVENDADSDMLEPNLPHLDHQAAGKGEHSKEVELADIAKELNKIKRQNKVTHLLLGTVIVLTAVWQVNEVSFLLWVRNKLSNPFKSLGDMIKGSLKLRGRRPVLESSPLPLAGVPDVSRPDLPTLVIGSTEDRAGK